From a single Phocoena sinus isolate mPhoSin1 chromosome 1, mPhoSin1.pri, whole genome shotgun sequence genomic region:
- the PRMT6 gene encoding protein arginine N-methyltransferase 6, with product MSQPKRRKLGSGGGGEGGEGTEEEDGGELEVALPRPRRTRRERDQLYYQCYSDVSVHEEMIADRVRTDAYRLGILRNWAALRGKTVLDVGAGTGILSIFCAQAGARRVYAVEASDIWQQAREVVRLNGLEDRVHVLPGPVETVELPEQVDAIVSEWMGCGLLHESMLSSVLHARTKWLKEGGLLLPASAELFVAPISDQMLELRLSFWSQMKQLYGVDMSCLESFATRCLMGHSEIVVQGLSGEDVLARPQCFAQLELARAGLEQELEAGVGGRFRFSCYGSAHMHGFAIWFQVTFPGGDSEKPLVLSTSPFHPVTHWKQALLYLNEPVQVEQDTDVSGEITLLPSQDNHRHLRVLLRYKVGDQEEKTKDFAMED from the coding sequence ATGTCGCAGCCCAAGAGAAGAAAGCTTGGGTCGGGGGGCGGCGGCgaaggaggggagggaactgAAGAGGAAGATGGCGGAGAGCTGGAGGTGGCCCTGCCACGACCCCGGAGGACTCGGCGGGAGCGAGACCAGCTGTACTACCAGTGCTACTCGGATGTATCGGTCCACGAGGAGATGATTGCCGACCGCGTCCGCACCGATGCCTACCGCCTGGGCATTCTGCGGAACTGGGCAGCGCTGCGGGGCAAGACCGTGCTGGACGTGGGCGCCGGCACCGGCATTCTCAGCATCTTCTGTGCCCAGGCCGGGGCCCGGCGCGTGTACGCGGTGGAGGCCAGCGACATCTGGCAACAGGCCCGGGAGGTGGTGCGGCTAAACGGGCTGGAGGACCGGGTGCACGTCCTGCCGGGGCCAGTGGAGACGGTGGAGTTGCCGGAGCAGGTGGATGCCATCGTGAGCGAGTGGATGGGCTGCGGACTCCTGCACGAGTCCATGCTGAGCTCTGTGCTCCACGCGCGGACCAAGTGGCTGAAGGAGGGCGGTCTTCTACTGCCGGCTTCCGCCGAGCTCTTCGTGGCGCCCATCAGCGACCAGATGCTGGAGTTGCGCCTAAGCTTCTGGAGCCAGATGAAGCAGCTCTACGGTGTGGACATGAGCTGCCTGGAGAGCTTCGCCACGCGCTGCCTCATGGGCCACTCAGAAATCGTGGTGCAAGGCCTGTCCGGCGAGGATGTGCTGGCCCGGCCGCAGTGCTTTGCTCAGCTGGAGCTGGCCCGCGCCGGCCTGGAGCAGGAGCTGGAAGCGGGGGTGGGTGGGCGCTTCCGCTTCAGCTGCTACGGCTCGGCTCACATGCACGGCTTTGCCATCTGGTTCCAGGTGACCTTCCCCGGAGGGGACTCGGAGAAACCCCTGGTGCTGTCCACCTCGCCTTTTCACCCAGTCACGCACTGGAAGCAGGCACTCCTCTACCTGAACGAGCCTGTGCAAGTGGAGCAAGATACGGACGTTTCCGGAGAGATCACGCTGCTGCCCTCCCAGGACAACCACCGTCACCTACGCGTGCTGCTGCGCTACAAAGTGGGCGACCAGGAGGAAAAGACCAAAGACTTTGCCATGGAGGACTGA